One region of Cheilinus undulatus linkage group 4, ASM1832078v1, whole genome shotgun sequence genomic DNA includes:
- the lbx1b gene encoding transcription factor LBX1b → MMTSKEVAKCDAVETRRRSPLDHLPPPANSNKPLTPFSIEDILNKPSVKRSYTICGTAHLISSSEKHRPSSIPLSSRALLTQTSPLCALEELASKTFKGLEVSVLQAAEGRDGMTLFGQRSTPKKRRKSRTAFTNHQIYELEKRFLYQKYLSPADRDQIAQQLGLTNAQVITWFQNRRAKLKRDLEEMKADVESAKAIGQVPLDKLAKLADLEKCANGTLGHPRGESPARSGQQEHELAQKLRSSPLSPFSDHTTSKECSEDEDVEIDVDD, encoded by the exons ATGATGACATCCAAAGAAGTGGCCAAATGTGATGCAGTGGAAACCAGGAGGCGAAGTCCGCTGGACCACTTGCCTCCTCCTGCTAACTCCAACAAACCGCTGACCCCCTTCAGCATCGAGGACATCCTCAACAAACCGTCTGTGAAACGAAGTTACACAATCTGCGGCACGGCTCATCTCATTTCGTCCTCAGAGAAGCACCGTCCGTCCAGCATCCCTCTGTCCAGCCGGGCTCTGCTCACCCAGACCTCCCCGCTCTGCGCGCTGGAGGAGCTGGCCAGCAAGACCTTCAAAGGGCTGGAAGTCAGCGTGTTACAGGCAGCGGAAG GCCGGGACGGGATGACTCTGTTCGGCCAGAGAAGCACCCCGAAGAAGCGCCGGAAGTCTCGGACGGCCTTCACCAACCACCAAATCTACGAGCTGGAGAAGCGCTTCCTGTACCAGAAGTACCTGTCCCCGGCGGATCGGGACCAGATCGCTCAGCAGCTCGGCCTGACGAACGCGCAGGTCATCACGTGGTTTCAGAACCGGAGGGCCAAGCTAAAACGGGACCTGGAGGAGATGAAGGCCGACGTGGAGTCTGCCAAGGCCATCGGACAGGTCCCCTTGGACAAGCTCGCCAAGCTGGCGGACCTGGAGAAATGCGCCAACGGCACTCTGGGCCACCCGCGAGGAGAGTCCCCCGCGCGGAGCGGCCAGCAGGAGCACGAGCTCGCTCAGAAACTGCGCTCGTCGCCGCTGTCTCCGTTTTCAGACCACACAACGAGTAAAGAGTGCTCGGAGGACGAGGACGTGGAGATTGATGTGGATGACTGA